The segment ttcccaaGATTATAGAGGGACTTTTGATCTACAAGATAATACTGACTTATTTTAGCACACCTAATTATTAGTGTTAGTAAAACTTCAttgtaaatagttataaaaaatataactaatgaaatttcattaaatcttccTTAAACTTTATagtgtgtaaataaaaattttgaattaatcctTAATTTAAACCTTCCTGGTGCTTCTATAgtacttgaataaaattaatgaaaaattattcaattatacaAATTATCTTAGAGtacataacaaatttattttttccaactttattttttaaacttctattaGAGGATTAGTATTATTTGAACTTTATATGagtatctaatttaaaattttataatgcctataacattttagaattacaTCTGTGTATGATATTAAATCTTCGAATTTTGCAGTCTAATTtagttatgatatttaaaattatgtaattataaagtgttttaataaaatagctcTTATTTggttttttatgattttttttttttctttccttattatgCGATTCGAAGTATGTACTTATATATAATGTTATggtgtttaaaaaattcttttacattttaaatctttgttttcttAATAGAACCAAATGAGTAATGATCCCAACTGTCACAGTTTCACATCTTCATCTGTTATGACCTATACAACAGATGAAACAGGACGACCACAAGTCTATCAAGCATCTTCCTCTACCAAGACTGCACCTGGAGGggtaagatttttattaaaaattatctcctTGTTGTGGTTTTATCAGGAATAATGAGTTCAAATATCCATTAAATCTCTCATGCTTAACCTGTAGTTCATGTTTCCAACCACAGTGTTGATGATTACATGATGGCAgggattaaatttcatattttgttattgCATAAATCAATTCTCTTTAATGGAGTTTAATCAGATGttgtaatatcattaaaaatgttcttttggtaaaatatttcaaattgcatgtttttatattaatgtaatttcattCAACGATTCAAAAATCTTTCCTTGACTTTCATCAAtagatgaaaattatataattaaacatttgagACATTGAAAGCTGTTTTGCTATAGTGATTATATCCTCTTAAAAcctatataaaaatagtttttggtaATAGCTAGAAGAACTTATACTATCATTAAATTTGtaccattaaaatttcaatctggtataaaaattctgaacagtaatatttctttaaaagattttccaTAAAGAATATCATTcgtgtttagttttaaattaacagaaattcaaaaataaatctgagGTATATATTCTTACCTTTTATAATTATAGATGTCATATCTGATATctataggtcaaatggtctggcttgCAAAAGGATGAtacactatttattattattatagaaatcttGATGAATGTTATAAGTTACCAAACTTTTTAATTAGTTTGCAAGGGAAATTGTTTCCCtttaaaaagatgtttaattttcattcagttaAATTGAATTAGCAAATACTGACACagagttaatttttatataggtGAAAGAAACCATTCATTCGGTCCAAGACAGCAGAACAGGCCTACAAAAGATGGCTATTGGTCACCATCTGAATGAAAAAGGCCATGTggtagaaaagaaaaagaatcgcTATACAGGTGAtgaagaagaaaatgaagaatacatTAATTTGGAAGATGGTATGTGTTGGATCCCCTACTCCTCCACTTTAGAGTGACATAGactattatgtaataaaaacttctaatagaatttcaatttctAGTCTTAAATCAAGGATGATTGTGTTCcatgtttttaatttctcaaaaactaGAATTCTTTGGTTagacttaaaatttcattataatagctgaattggaattttttcaaacaaaaattcactATATGTGACATTTCAGGCAGTtccaattgtaattaaaaaaatgaagattaaatatCTCTTTAGGAGCTATTCATTTATACTACTGGTAATGATGCCTAAAACTTGATGAcaagttagttataaaaatttattttctaggtATTTAGATATtcaagtaaaatttcgaatatttatgaCCAGAATTTGGAGAATCttcttgataatttaatttagtgaaatattagaaattttgttaagattAAGCTGTtaggaaaagaatttaaatgaattctcaGAAAGGCATGCATCAAACAGATGccatatagaaattatatatgattaatctaatttttatcaagttaaataatttgaattctacTTTCCATTGTGAAGTAAAATCTTTCATTGCtttgatgaatttaatattaagatatttaatttgaaatttagggtGGCGTgggaattagaaatatttaatgtttcttgatagttatagatgtttttaaattgtataatttttacttaataaatttctatttatcttttgttttataaGTGAAGATTTAGACTTCATGGATTTTAGGGTTTTGTGAAAGTGACTGAATAATTGTAGGaaagctttaaattttctaaatatggtaattgaatatatttcgtaaatcgtttataaattttttatgtattgcaaattttatacttttctttccttttaaaatgttttctaaaattcattaagttctaaaaagttttttttaatataaaatgcccTTTGTAGAATAAATGGtagaaactattattttttattatgatgaagCTATAATTATAATCCATAATgctattgaaattataattatttttaatgatgtaaaaatatgctatctTGATTCTGtctctgaaaatatattttacaagagtgactaaaattcttattaaataacattttaatataagactttaaaaaaaaaatcttttagtgaaGTGTATCTCTTAAATTAAAAGCCTTGATCTTTTAAAGATTGAATcttgaaaagattttataaaatctgctcaaatatattttattgaatcaaaattaagcTTGTGGGTTTATTAAGGGCTAAGTAAAAAGTCTTGAATTAATGTAACAGTTATTTATTCACAGGTTACATTACACACAAACAATTAATTATACATGCataattttagaatacttttaaaatgaatataagagAAGGATCAATGCATGCAGTACATGCCATTGCTAGATTTGAATCGTAGCACTATAAGGCTCCAGTGGGCGCTCTCTCTGATATCATAATCAGTTATATTTAGTATTACTAGAGCGGCTAcaagatgcattttaaattaactaaaatttttgcaGGTCTAAATGTGATCATTGATTAATCAACAAatgtataacaaatatttttaattaaaaaaaaaagatatcttgaGCTTATTCTGTAAAAAGctgctgaaaatttaaaatattgactgtatttaaacttttatctttctttataaatttcgCATAATTTTAGTGTTACTTGCTTAACTAACAATGCTTTCTGCTCAATGTTATGACTTGACAATCCTTTAGAAGATTTAATCATCCTCATAAGctgatatttcttatttcaggacattcaactaaatataattatgatgcagaactttaaattatttaaattttcttctgttgAGAATCGCAACATTAAAATTATGTCTccttagtattaaaaaatatattaaattttgtctatCAAACTTGTGAAAGCATCTTATTGGTAGACTTTAATTGATGAATAGTTTGGTCTTacttattctaaataataatttagtcaaaattggcaaaatattcagaattttttgttttgttttgaatatattttttttccttatattcagttttaattctttttttggttttgtgGGCTTGTTACATACTGTTTTCCTTTGTAGATGAAGTGGATCATTTTGATAAAGAGTGGCAGGATAGAGCGCAGGCATTCAATGGTAGACGGCCCATGCGAAATATGGTTGGATATGAGGATTATCATCACCCAAAAAGAACTCACAGCCAACCTGAATTGCTTGCTATTACAGATGGCACGTCAAGGTAGGTTATAATTCTTAGCTATAACTCGGCAAAATATTGTTCACTGTTTATTCTCAGATTCGAAAATATTCCTTGCTTTTCCGCAAGCATCGGGatgtattttagttttaaataggggtgagagaaaaaatggaagaaagtaTTACATGTCAATAAGTTGAATTCGGATTATACACAAACTTaggagatataaaaaaaaactgtggatGCCTCTTAATATTGTTGTAAAAAGATAGTAACTCACAAAATGCTTtaaggcaatttttatttattacaaaaaggtTACACAttaatttatgatgaataaatgaaaaattaatgttttaaaaaattttattcgtttttttaacaaaaaaaaaattatgttaaaaaatttttggcCACTTGATTAATACGCAAGTTTAAGCTGAAATAAAATAGTGCAATCCAAGATCATACTCGCGTACACTTGGGGGTAGGATGAATGTAAAGTTGTGTAATGGagtggaaatcaaggtcaaagaataacGGAATTCTAGAAATATGCTCATCCTTCCAATTCTCGCCCCTCggaaaaggtaaaattttcaaataatacctTTACTTCATTGACTTATTTAAATGCCTTTTCCCAAATTGATTACATTTTTGCTCAACATTATACTTTAGGTCtgttgaaataagaaattatgctttattttttaagtttaatgcTAATAACCATTTTAAAGGGATGATGGGTTTTTTCCCCctaattgaaagaagaaaagcAGGGTTCTGTAATTTATACATCGTTACCTGATAATCTTGAttgatacttaaaatatttattccagtaGTGATACATTACATTCCTGGAAATGGTTGACTTAATAGattttttcatcttcaaaaaGATTTGCgttgaatcaattttttattcagattttcttgtttcttatgcttttattgatttattctaaTATTCACCATTAACTTTGAATTGGTCTGCTCTGAAATAGGTAATTATCCATTTCGTATGTTTTCATCCGTACATAAGTTTCTAGTGTTATCAATTAGGATTGGGAAAAACAAGAAAATtgcagggaaatttgaaaattttcataaaaacagagAAAACATAGATAATTTTCCAATATCTAAAATTTCGATccctaaagattgcaagaattaAATATCGTAATCATAGCATCCCAAGACAAAGTATCATTTGCAATTGTTTAATTAGGAACTCTGTTCttttctgccccccccccctttatttttctgtttagatCATTCCAGTTTCGATTTGCAAGACAGTTGTTCTTTTTCTACAAGATTCCCGAAATGCAGTTAATGAGCATATATGAAACTTCTGCAACTAtgtgaaagaataaaatacatttctttggcTGGATTAGTAATATTCAAACTGCAGAAGCAGCGTGGTGGTTAGTCTACCATACTTGAATTGATTGAATGATCAATAAGTTGTTAAAAATCCTTATGTAATAAGAATTGATTGGATATAAAAATCAAAGTTTGAAGTTCTGCCAGGTTAATTTGTTGCATACTGTTCATTTTGTGAGAAGATAATAGGCCTAAGTAATATGAGAATCCTGGCACTTATtagtcatgccaaaagaggaaaacatacaagACTGCATACCAGTTCAAAAGAGTCTTCATTGATGCTGGATTTAGTATGTAAAAAGAATGGTATGTCTAATCTAAAAACGTCagatttaatgtctgaaaatagatagatttcaaactttttaattcaggaacaataatttaaatctgtatttttatgctcattaaaacttgttgcgtcACATTTGTCTTTTAATTCATTCAAGGGTATATTGGAAATGTTTACATATAAGTtccactgaaagtgaaatagctaaaaaatgtatgttaggtCATACGGAAATGTTGTACCTTATTTTTCACGGACTAGATCCACTAGCTAAAGAAAACTGATAGCTGAAAAATCTGTAGAAATTGATGTCccaatatttaaattgataaaaatgaataaataaataaaaaattatgctgtgtaatattttttaagtaatcgtTAAATGATTTGCATCAcgataacaatgttttatttcgtctgagtccttaattttgtgtgacttacaattaaagagcataAGAGATAGTATATATTcctcttaatatataaattttgtcttgataaattttttctgtatgtaaatataaaccttttaatatgttttttcaaatcATGCTTAATTGATGCTTCCTTTCCTTGCATTTTCCACTCTTTAAAACTATGTTCCATTATAACTAGCAAATGAGTGTTTTTCGGCCTTTgtgttttatcataaataattaaatatagagggggaaaaaaacaattttttttccctatttgtGCGGCCACCCTTGTCCTTGTGGTTAAATGAtgtaaacaagtttttttaaagaaaagtggtAAAagtcatcaaattttttttttcatttttgaatgaaagattttttttttgttattaataacttaattttttattatattgctagtttttttgttataaataacttaattttttactgtatatctttaaaaaattctaatggtGATCTATTAAGTAAAATGGCATTGAGTGTTAAATTCTTCTACTTTTGTTGCGAGTTActgttttatagatattttgtattatggaatgaaaatgtcttttaataaaatagaattcattcatttctgtGGCAAGTTCACTACAAAACACAAAAGTATCCATCTCGACGAATTTTCTaaatcgcccccccccccccccacacacacacacacacacaccattaTAAAGCAAATTGATACAGCATGATGTAGTGTTATTGAACTAATTGAGCAGTTTATAACAAATGTATATGattgaatctaaaaaaataattttaattttcaaaaaaattcagaaaaattaaaattgtatcagCAATAGTTAATGAAGACTTCTCTTTATCCTTAAtgacaaaattcttaattttattctaatgccttatcacttttattaataaatggttTTTTGCCCTCTCCAAAAAGGGATGATGGCTCCTACATTAAAAAACTTGGGAAGTTcctgaaaaaaacattaaaaatttgttagtttATACTTCTCATACCTGTTTGATCCCCGATGTATATTTTAGCATTGTAagtattcaaaagtaattttatttggctttaaatattctgttttcttctttaataacTTTAAGATCTGGTTCGATTTACTAATTTTgtcaactaaatatttaaaatatgtgagcaatttagaaaatgttaatatCCGACCATATTCTCCTCACTtgcaagttaataattttaagtgattttcatgaattctgttatttttaatatccatgtacatgaatttattataatggctgaaatgaaaaagaaaatatcaattaaatatttcaaaatatatgttagtatataattttaacctgattttcaaagttttatgtCTCGATTGagattttttcttacttttcattcattttaccaCTACTATCccatatttagatatatttcctGTGATATGGATACTATActatgatttttaaatcatacaGTGATAtggcaaaaaatgtttaaaaaattaatgaatgttttgaaaaggttaaagaaatgtttgatttgtttttttatattctcttaactttttttatttatttatttattttattttcccagTCCTGAACATACTGGAGCTGCCAAAAAGAAGACTGGTAAGCACAAGCGCAAAGGAATTTTTGGGCATAAAAAAGATCATACTAGGCCTTCTCCTTACCAGTGAATGGACTCTctgtatttaaatgaatgttaGCTCCATGTTTAGATAAACTTTTTGGTGTATAGAGTTagtgaaatatttgtattaataggCCATTCTCTGTGTTACAAGGGTAGATATTTTCCTTCAATTCATACTTTTTGTTTATGTCTGTCTTGTGTTTCCCAAAATTGTACATTATTgtgtttaataaataactttcttttacTAGTCTTGCTTTTCTGTGCATGAGCTTTCTCTTTATCACAGAGAAGCTGCTTAATtagatgctttaaaaattcagcaattctGGTATGGTATTTgtctttgtattttaatttaaactgttgatatcaaatttaaaatgtgcaCTTGAAAaacttaaacttttaaataagaacTTTGAATGGAAATTTGAGTATGAAGAAAGtactctgataaaaaaaaaaaaaaaaaaaaaaaaattcttgaatcagCTGTTTTCTTTTGCTCAAATCATAtgtaataacttaataaaaatgatattaaattgaaattcatcgCTTGAAATTAGGGTTCAAATGAATTTTGGAGGACTTGTATTTGATAACTTAAAATCCATTTCAGTAAAAAGTCTTGAAccaatataaaataactaattcaattatagtaaataattatctagaataattaatatatcagAATAATGTGCAATAATAGAAATTAGTGTTCCCATCATGATATCGGAAATTTGCACAGTAATAATAGCCAAAACAAGGAAAAATCAtagttaaaatgtcaataatcaagtttaataataatttaagttaaatgaaaCAAAGGTTCAAGTAATGGATACTACATGAAACAAATCCAAtctaatattaaccctttgcactcgtcTGGTGACTCTCGCTCACCATTCAAGACACTGCATCTTTTtgatgtttgatttatttttcaatttttattgttaaaaataccaacAGAATGGCAAAAACAGACTAATTTTTGGagtaaattcaatataaaaacaattatttatatattttaaagcaataaacaagcccttgtattaagtgaataagtatgtatcgaattacttttctgagtgcaaaggtttaaggaattcttcaaaatccAGTTGACAtgattggttaaaaaaatatgtatatatatggaTGTCAAACAAGTTGTAACTTATTTTGATCCATAAATTGCAAGTAATTTCTGTAAAATGCTCTGCTGTAATTTTGCTCTTGatttctcattttaaagaaaatgtctaAACAGATTATTAGGATAAGATggaatttgaaaacatatttaataacttttaaccTATTTAGGTTTGTATTGCTAGAAATCGAAATGCACATTTTAGGGTATTTCTGGACACATCACCAAAATGCTTTCATCAATTGCTCTTCATGGTAGTCAGTAGCCAGATAATTCTGGGAAAGTCtaggaaatttattataaaacttttttattcaccttgataatttttggaattggCAATTTACTGTttcctctttcattttttttcatcataaatagaatgaaataaattaggcGACCAAGGATAATTGATCATTTATGGTCAGAAATGGAAgcatttgcatttctgaaatgcACTTACCATTCATCAAATTTATGTTCGATTCTGATTTAAACTGTGCTGcctatttttaattaaccaatttataatttgtctTACTTCTATCTATGTTGATAAGTATACGATTTGGAAGAATTTACTACTTCACTGttaaatcttatataatttaaGGTCTTGCGATGATCGTCTGTGTGATATGTAGACCTGTAAATTGCTAGAAGACAAAGCAAGTATTTTAGAATATTACTTGGTATGTTGTCATCGAAATCCTTTCCACAAATATTCCAATTTCGAGAAAAAGTTGAAACAGCTTAATAAAATGACATGAAACGCGAATTAACTCctttctacattatttttaattttcaaaatatttttggcatgaaAAGTACACAAGGACAACAAAAATgcatggaaaaaaatcaaaatagttttagTACTATTTATTGAACAAATCAAATGTGAAACCGTGTGCATGTATGTATATTCGCTATAATAACAAACTTAACACTTTACGTAACttgaaatactaacttttgaTTATTCGcacttgaaattataaaattgaaatcagctaTCGCAAATTTCGTGTTATTATGCGAGAACATAaacaatgactttaaaaaataaattgtcttaattaagtcattaaccaCTTTGAAACGATCACGTGACTATCACATTACGCATGTTTCGATAATTAGAAAGcagaagcccccccccccctcctccatcTCTAAATTGTTCAAGATCCAAATTTTATCTCGaggccagattttttttatttatttttgaaaaaatttgttttaaactggtttggaatgatcacatGATTATTGTGTTGTGCAAACATCAACTTTacgaaagctttttttttttatgtcacaaGTCGTtcgagttccaaaactttttttgtcaggtaaaagaattgaaaattaaaaaaaaaaaaatacatataactaTCGATACCTCCCCTCGCTGTTTAAAGCGTTAGAACTCATTTGAAATAGAGTAGTAGGGAGACCAAAAAATCAAGgaaagaaagactttttttttttttttaactctaaagtCACTTCATTCGAGACAAATTGCAGCAACTGAATCTTTCGAAAAATCATTTTGAGTAGAAGCTGTTCTCTCAACTTCCCAATAACAAAAACTTTCTGGACATGCTCTGAAGCTAGtcaagttattttatgaaattaactaACTTAACATCCGAAAGTTGACGTGCAAATTTTTTGTGCCCAATTAacgcaaaattatataaataaattgaaaaaagaatagcCTGTAAGAATTAGATGGCTTTATTTCTTAAACGCACATGATTTTAAAAGGAATGTGACTGCGTttggaatgaatttaatattattcgaaaaaCGTTCTGCAATAgtcatatttatgaatttctgtataaaaaaatagtgaaaaaatatctataaaaccgAAATATACCAATTAAAAGCCAAAacctctttaaaaaaatcctctttccttgggagggggggggctaaaaagaggtataaattaaaaatcctttggtttagaattttattaaatggtttacttgaaattttgcagatagtttaaaaaataatttaattcctgagctagaaaataaatagtattactatccactttttaaatattggaattcaactgataaataaaatgaaattttctatcttttctcCCCGTTGTaaagcactaaaaaaaaaaaaactttaatatttctaaataaatatattacttattccGTAGTTCAGGTATTGCAAGACATCTTGaaaaatttgtataccaaatttaaacaaaacaaaaaaaaaaaaaaaaatacttagattttaatttatgaggtttttttgtgagaaaattctaccaaagattagaatataagaaaatagcatttcaaaatgtaaaacagtattgaggaaataaaaaaatcaatgtacaATCCGTCCCATTATACGATCAGTGTACAATGGACctagaaatagaaattaaacctttttataaagaaaattgcacaaatattaaaatttaaaaaaatattttatattttcacaaaaaattgactttttaacttAATTGCCTATCTCAGCAAGGaaaaagtcaaattatttttaaaaaatttaattttttctccccTCTCGAAAAGAGTAAATTATTCAGAAGGCgaatctataatgtagacaaaATCggtttagtttagatatattaacgtcccagtttaaagcaacactagggctattttaggatggacctcgtaattttgaactgggGTCAGATGACgtgggcgacacctgagctggcacacccctctccacaccacatcagcgggaggacgatTGGCCCGAACGGATTTAACGCGctccagacccgcttacacgacagttcttcggtagaatcgggtgtcgaacttgaaaccctcccgttccgaagccgagaccttgccactgCGGACGTGTAGACAAAATCGGAATAGCAATCGTGTCAAAGCTTGCTAAAAAGAGAAGAAGCAGGAGCCGTAGTGTCCTGGAAAAGATGAAAGACTTGCCAGATCgatgaaaattaaagatttacttcaaaatacattttcgagATTGAACTACATAAACCATTTctcttaatacaaattttatagattttctaaCAAGTTCTCTGATGAGCTTTACGTTTTTCATATGCATCTTggtgtttttaaattgaattctttcaatttttaaattcaagatgcGGTTTCGTTTACCATTTAGattctttaaatatgatattttgtgGTTTTAAGATTCAATGACTACAACTTTTAAGGGAAATGGGATGTTCTTGACAATGAAAGTTGCCGAAATTTCAGTTGTTAGTAAAggatgtagcagttgcattactctatcttctcttttggataacaGATGCcaatgcctgattaggtacgcatcccatagtgaaGTGCGATTGTAATCAGAATGAGATACGCTGTTCTGTTAGAGAGGTgcgcgcgttaatgtcttgtcttttcctgttttgtgtgaaatgtgattattaaagaattatccCCGAAAACATGAATCCTCTTGCTTCCACGGCATGGATCCACAAGGAGATTTTTTcggaagtaaaatttaatatctaattgaaAGTTTAGGACATATAAAACGAATGGTtccttttcaatataaaatagtacaacatttttgtttatttctgaatGGGAAGTCGAATATGTATTGTcatgcaataattttcaaattcataaccaCAAATCTGTActctcagaaaaaaataattatgagtaacatcactttaaaattaacataCTATATGAGCATAGATTTAATAATGACAGtgaactcatttttatttaacccttatcgtggtaagattgcttttttgaagaaaagcaaaaaaaaaaaaaaaaaaaatgtatataggtagctatacattttgtatagtatacctcattttgtatagcatctcattttatatagtatatatgtatggtatactatacaaaatgcaaataagggttaaatatgctaataataaaaatttcaaaaaaaatattgaatgtcgtgtaatttgaaaatttaaaaagtgtatgatattttgcatgataaatagTCACTAAATATTgggcagaaaaataaaaaaactaaatattgttaagaaatttcatagcattataataaatagaatacgTTGTATGCGTACCGAAATGAGAAGAAAATATGTTTCCAGAAAAAGGCAAAAAACGATCTTTCTACCATAGAAGATTTTGTTAGATTCATTGTTAATTGGTAAACTTTCGACTTTTCGAACCTATGCAAATTATACTAgtgctaaaatatttctataatactaTGAAAATGCACTATAATTTATTagactaaaattcaaaaataaattttttgaagatacaaatgtttttatttcctcTAAATTCCTCATgtgtttttcacaattttatgaatgaacatattcagtttttttaagttctttatgtttttaaaaaaatttattttaaatattttaattcttaaatctttcaagtgtttttatgttattaaaatgacTGTGTTCGATTTGGTGTTTTTTCCTGGTGTGCTTTTTGACGTTTTTGTAATAGTGTgtattgaactttttaaaaaattatttattcatttataattttttattgtttaattattaatttttttatattcttaccataattttaatttttttattaccattGTATGTGGCCTTTATtttctagcaaatttttaaataattttaagatgca is part of the Argiope bruennichi chromosome 10, qqArgBrue1.1, whole genome shotgun sequence genome and harbors:
- the LOC129989177 gene encoding myeloid leukemia factor 1-like; its protein translation is MFSLMNDDPFFNGPMESMRRMEAMMDNMMSPFGLFGGGNRRAAIDNRDNRSHGNMLMPFGFGGSLFPNMDDMFANFNQMSNDPNCHSFTSSSVMTYTTDETGRPQVYQASSSTKTAPGGVKETIHSVQDSRTGLQKMAIGHHLNEKGHVVEKKKNRYTGDEEENEEYINLEDDEVDHFDKEWQDRAQAFNGRRPMRNMVGYEDYHHPKRTHSQPELLAITDGTSSPEHTGAAKKKTGKHKRKGIFGHKKDHTRPSPYQ